A genomic region of Bradyrhizobium sp. ORS 278 contains the following coding sequences:
- a CDS encoding AraC family transcriptional regulator, whose amino-acid sequence MSRALAVFHARFGRATVYQLNRPFNVHAHREGHLIFHVGGSPAHIDVCDRRHVIEEQSIVAVNPWEPHNFVPTDTDNGAIFFVLYVNGEWFAPPAAREGLKFGRTCFRRTAALDRCIRRTAALVCGAPSLGCLDGELRQLIDSCYEESWRVTELMPERPSAEVTDFRVRKCIKLMSDSPCAEIELDHIARESGLSRPHFYRLFRSQTGVTPNLYLNTLLMERALDALVATEAPIADIGFDLGFSSQSGFTRFFAGNVGMAPTDYRRAAKVLRA is encoded by the coding sequence ATGAGTAGGGCGCTCGCCGTCTTTCACGCTCGCTTCGGCCGCGCGACGGTCTATCAGCTCAATCGGCCGTTCAACGTGCATGCCCATCGCGAAGGCCACCTGATTTTTCACGTCGGCGGTTCGCCGGCCCATATCGATGTCTGCGATCGGCGCCATGTCATCGAAGAACAGTCCATCGTGGCGGTGAATCCCTGGGAACCGCACAATTTCGTGCCGACTGATACGGACAATGGCGCGATCTTCTTTGTGCTTTACGTCAACGGGGAATGGTTTGCGCCGCCGGCTGCCCGTGAGGGTCTGAAGTTCGGCCGAACCTGCTTTCGCCGCACGGCCGCGCTCGACCGCTGCATTCGCCGCACCGCGGCGCTGGTGTGTGGCGCGCCATCGCTCGGCTGCCTCGATGGCGAACTGCGTCAGCTGATCGACAGCTGCTATGAGGAGAGCTGGCGGGTGACCGAGCTGATGCCGGAGCGGCCAAGCGCCGAGGTCACGGATTTCCGGGTTCGCAAGTGCATCAAGCTGATGTCGGACAGCCCCTGTGCCGAGATCGAGCTCGACCACATCGCGCGCGAATCGGGGCTGTCCCGACCGCACTTCTATCGCTTGTTCCGCAGCCAGACCGGCGTGACGCCGAACCTCTATCTCAACACGCTGCTGATGGAACGGGCGCTGGATGCGCTGGTTGCGACGGAGGCGCCGATCGCCGACATCGGCTTCGACCTCGGCTTCTCGTCGCAAAGCGGCTTTACCCGCTTCTTTGCCGGCAATGTCGGCATGGCCCCGACCGATTATCGTCGCGCTGCAAAAGTGCTGCGCGCCTGA
- a CDS encoding ABC transporter substrate-binding protein has translation MHMRRVGFAVVTALLLSGTAYAQEKIKVGVTATLEGTYTVLGEDGMRGHITALNVLGKKVGDKELEFVVASTDATPDSAVRAVRKLIEQDKVQILLSPLSGDEGIAVKNFAKTHPELTFVNAASGAQETTYVDPAPNFFRYNMDGAQWQVGLGKYAYETKGYRKIATVGEDYSFIYTQVFGLALEFCGLGGKITSRQWVPLGTKDFASVIAALPDDVDAIYLGLGGADAVNFLNQYQQAGGKAHLMGGSIMIDQTILSSKGNAKNALIGTIAASGQADTWEDPRWQKFVKAYQDSFPPEKRFPSPSLLATNYYGSTMALILALREVNGDLSDNQAKLKAALAKIEIDAPNGKIKLDSNRQAIGTNFVTEVVDDGKGALFSKVVKVIPDVNQTLGYDAATFAKIGLPSRTVPECKKY, from the coding sequence ATGCACATGCGACGCGTGGGGTTCGCCGTGGTCACGGCGCTTTTGCTGTCCGGCACGGCATACGCTCAAGAGAAGATCAAGGTCGGCGTCACGGCGACGCTCGAGGGCACCTACACGGTGCTCGGCGAAGACGGCATGCGCGGCCATATCACCGCGCTGAACGTGCTCGGCAAGAAGGTCGGCGACAAGGAACTGGAATTCGTGGTCGCTTCGACCGACGCGACGCCGGATTCCGCCGTGCGCGCGGTGCGCAAGCTGATCGAGCAGGACAAGGTGCAGATCCTGCTGTCGCCGCTGTCGGGCGACGAGGGCATCGCGGTCAAGAACTTCGCCAAGACGCATCCGGAGCTGACATTCGTCAACGCGGCCTCGGGCGCGCAGGAGACGACCTATGTCGATCCGGCGCCGAACTTCTTCCGCTATAACATGGACGGTGCGCAGTGGCAGGTCGGCCTGGGCAAATATGCTTATGAGACCAAGGGCTATCGCAAGATCGCGACGGTCGGCGAGGACTACTCCTTCATCTACACCCAGGTGTTCGGTCTCGCCCTGGAGTTCTGCGGCCTCGGCGGCAAGATCACCAGCCGGCAATGGGTCCCGCTCGGAACCAAGGACTTCGCTTCGGTCATCGCCGCTCTTCCTGACGATGTCGACGCGATCTATCTCGGCCTCGGTGGCGCCGACGCCGTCAACTTCCTCAATCAGTATCAGCAGGCGGGTGGCAAGGCCCACCTGATGGGCGGTTCGATCATGATCGACCAGACCATCCTGTCCTCCAAGGGCAATGCCAAGAACGCCTTGATCGGCACCATCGCGGCTTCGGGTCAGGCCGATACCTGGGAGGACCCGCGCTGGCAGAAATTCGTGAAGGCCTATCAGGACTCGTTCCCGCCGGAGAAGCGCTTCCCCAGCCCGTCGCTGCTCGCCACCAACTATTATGGCTCGACCATGGCGCTCATCCTGGCGCTGCGCGAGGTCAATGGCGACCTGTCCGACAATCAGGCGAAGCTGAAGGCTGCATTGGCCAAGATCGAGATCGACGCGCCAAATGGCAAGATCAAGCTCGACTCCAATCGCCAGGCGATCGGTACAAATTTCGTCACCGAGGTCGTCGACGACGGCAAGGGCGCGCTGTTCAGCAAGGTCGTGAAGGTCATCCCCGACGTCAACCAGACGCTCGGCTATGATGCCGCCACATTTGCCAAGATCGGCCTCCCGAGCCGGACCGTGCCCGAATGTAAGAAGTACTGA
- a CDS encoding sugar ABC transporter substrate-binding protein — MKARCLATCASLVLLSAFAGKAVAEPEAVKGPAAEPECMVPWTADTKFFKYPAKKGPYRIALANGYIANTWRIQMIQTAKAYAAQPEVKTKLKEFKVVSTGEDVPAQISAINNFIDSGYDAIVVNAQNPTAFGPVIKRAKQAGVVLVAFDNILATEDAINVNVDQKGLGELWANWLVKNVPDGGKVLEVRGVAGTSVDTDRHNGFHSVLNGSGKKWQVTEVVGKWDDGVAQKATADAIATNGPFDAISGQGGDTGIVQAMLDAKHKMVPFGGETENGFRKFCAAKASEGLKCSSAGTGPAQVAVAIKVALAALEGKVVPQSVKLPLAVVEDPNFKKDQDYFPSQSDNFFVGNSFPTCGINFTAQEIMGQSKENQ, encoded by the coding sequence ATGAAGGCGCGATGCCTTGCGACATGCGCATCGCTCGTGCTGCTGTCGGCGTTCGCCGGCAAGGCGGTTGCGGAACCCGAGGCTGTCAAGGGCCCGGCGGCCGAGCCGGAATGCATGGTGCCGTGGACCGCCGACACGAAATTCTTCAAATACCCGGCGAAAAAGGGGCCGTATCGTATCGCGCTCGCCAATGGCTACATCGCCAACACTTGGCGCATCCAGATGATTCAGACGGCGAAGGCCTATGCGGCGCAGCCAGAGGTCAAGACGAAGCTGAAGGAGTTCAAGGTCGTCTCCACCGGCGAGGACGTGCCGGCGCAGATCTCGGCCATCAACAACTTCATCGACTCCGGCTATGACGCCATCGTCGTCAACGCGCAGAACCCGACGGCCTTCGGTCCGGTGATCAAGCGCGCCAAGCAGGCCGGCGTCGTCCTCGTCGCCTTCGACAACATCCTCGCGACGGAGGATGCGATCAACGTCAACGTCGACCAGAAGGGCCTCGGCGAGCTCTGGGCGAATTGGCTGGTCAAGAACGTGCCCGATGGCGGCAAGGTTCTCGAGGTGCGTGGCGTCGCCGGCACGTCGGTCGACACCGACCGGCACAATGGCTTCCACTCCGTACTCAACGGCTCCGGCAAGAAGTGGCAGGTCACCGAGGTCGTCGGCAAATGGGACGACGGCGTCGCGCAGAAGGCCACGGCGGACGCGATCGCCACCAACGGCCCGTTTGATGCGATCTCCGGCCAGGGCGGCGACACCGGCATCGTGCAGGCGATGCTCGACGCCAAGCACAAGATGGTACCGTTCGGCGGCGAGACCGAGAACGGCTTCCGCAAGTTCTGCGCCGCCAAGGCATCGGAAGGCCTGAAATGCTCGTCGGCCGGCACGGGGCCGGCGCAGGTCGCGGTCGCGATCAAGGTCGCGCTCGCCGCGCTGGAAGGCAAGGTCGTGCCGCAGTCGGTCAAGCTGCCGCTGGCGGTCGTCGAGGATCCCAATTTCAAGAAGGATCAGGACTACTTCCCGTCGCAGTCCGACAACTTCTTCGTCGGCAA